In Planctomycetota bacterium, the sequence CAGCGCGGCCGTCTCGTACATGATGATCGTCCAGCGTGCGATGGCCGACGCCGAGGAAGCCTTTTTCGCCGCAGGCAACACCGAAGAGTCGCCTGGCTACGACCAGGCCATCGACGAAGGCTGGATGAAGGGCATGGGCGATCTGCTGCTCATCGCGGCCAACTCGCGGTACTTCACCGACAGCGCGAACGGTGTGCCGACCGACGTCAGCCACGCCAACGCCGCCGCCGGGACGGCGATCGACTTCTACGCGCGAGTCGAAGAAGAAACGGTGGGGCGGGATCGGATCACTTACGTCGCTCCACCGGCTGCCACCGCGATCACGCCCGATCCCGTCGCCGTCTGCTACGGCACCAACGGCGACGACTTGCTGCACGCGACGCGTTTCGTCGAGTTCCTGCTGACCGTCGAAGGTCAGCTCCTGTGGCAGAAGGAGCCGGGCACCGAGGCGGGGCCGAGCAATCGCGCCCTGCGCCGGACGCCGATCCGTCGGGATGTCTTTGCCGATCGGACGGACTGGAGTGACGACGTCAACCCGTTCGAGGAGGCGGGTGGCTTCAACCAGCGAAGCGCGTGGATGAGAGGCTTTTCTGAGACGCGAGCGTTGTGGCGAGCGGCATGGATCGACGCGGGCACCCAGCTGGATGAGGCGTACCGGGCGATCCTCGCGGTGGAGGACGCCGATCGTCGCGACGCTTTGTTCGCCCAGCTACGGCAGATGCCAGTGACCCGCGCCGACGTCATGGCGGTCCGAAGCCAGAAGAATGAGCTAGCGGACGGCGAGGAAGCTTGGTTCATGGCTCAGCAGTCGAGCCGGATGGCTGAGCGCTTTCGCGAGCACTACCGCGAGCTTCGAAACGCGGCCGAGGGCTCCTGAGCTTCGAGTGCGGTTTCTGTTCGCATTTCGTGGGCGTGAGGCGGCCGAAATCGGTGCTGCACGAATAAGCGGCGAGTTGCTGCTCTCGTGTGCATCGCGAGAGCGGCCTTCTGCCGCCGGAGGTTTTCCCTCCCGCCATCGCAGAGATTGAATCGTCTCTCACGTGCTCAAAATGCGGTTTGGGGATAAAAATGGAAATTTCGAGTTCGCCCGGTGCGTTGTGGCACGGGCTTCTCATGACAACCCCGCGTGACCGCTCGATGCCCAACTTGGCAGCAGCTCGCTGCCACATCAGCATTCGAAGACCACGCGTCGGCACGCAAGTCCCTCGCCTTCACGAGCAACCGTCACCACACCGCAATGGAACAGATCGTCAGCAATCCCATCCTTCGACCACTGGCACGCGTCGCGTTGCCGGGGCGTCGTGTCGCCAAAGGCATTTGGGCTGGTGTCCAGCGTGCGGATGCGTCGTACGACGCGTTCCGCCATGGCCGGGCTCGCGTCGCGATTCGGTGGCTCTTGCTGCCGCTGGCCTTTCTAGTCGGGCTGTTTCTGCTT encodes:
- a CDS encoding substrate-binding domain-containing protein, which translates into the protein MSRYLFPILFVAVLLLPFALRAALSTDEAPETVEATEDAARLVVLTPHNSDIKSEYARAFSRWHRNRFGYDVRLDYRTIGGTNDIVKALATFYGKVREDNDGELPPIGEMEGVPYHIVWGGGDFVFNVELEGQAGALQAIELPSDLMAEAFPAPKLAGVRLYDQDDEDGMHWVGVCLSSFGIVYSPGYYANLGLESPTTWADLTRPELFDRIVLADPSKSGSAAVSYMMIVQRAMADAEEAFFAAGNTEESPGYDQAIDEGWMKGMGDLLLIAANSRYFTDSANGVPTDVSHANAAAGTAIDFYARVEEETVGRDRITYVAPPAATAITPDPVAVCYGTNGDDLLHATRFVEFLLTVEGQLLWQKEPGTEAGPSNRALRRTPIRRDVFADRTDWSDDVNPFEEAGGFNQRSAWMRGFSETRALWRAAWIDAGTQLDEAYRAILAVEDADRRDALFAQLRQMPVTRADVMAVRSQKNELADGEEAWFMAQQSSRMAERFREHYRELRNAAEGS